One window of the Candidatus Chryseobacterium colombiense genome contains the following:
- a CDS encoding AraC family transcriptional regulator, translated as MSQKLIFEDHYKKLGFETFSEKNLQTFKDSNYKSEIKVFYVPSGYELTIDFKQYTTEKPALFFLTNQHLKVENGIEESHLLYYNRDFYCIQIHDKEVACDGLLFHNVFEIPFVELDENENLIIQNLFQSIKDELEWKDSSAEEMIRTYVKQIIIRATRKWKKQNLDSDNLKIPTNELDIFRDFSRHLEIHFREKHHVADYADFLHIAPKTLTHKFKSLNLESPNQFIINRILLEAKRLLFYTDKPVKEIAYDLGYEDPAYFNRLFTNKIGSTPANFKKNYTSGKKYNI; from the coding sequence ATGTCACAGAAGCTTATCTTTGAAGATCATTATAAGAAATTAGGTTTTGAAACTTTTTCTGAAAAGAATCTGCAAACATTCAAAGATTCCAACTATAAATCTGAAATTAAAGTATTCTATGTTCCTTCCGGGTATGAATTGACCATAGATTTTAAACAGTATACAACAGAAAAACCGGCCTTATTTTTTCTGACCAACCAACATTTAAAAGTTGAAAATGGTATAGAAGAATCTCATCTTTTATATTACAACCGCGATTTTTACTGCATTCAGATTCATGATAAAGAAGTTGCCTGTGACGGATTGCTTTTCCATAATGTTTTTGAAATTCCTTTTGTAGAGCTGGATGAAAATGAAAACCTTATCATTCAAAATCTATTTCAAAGCATAAAAGACGAGCTGGAATGGAAAGATTCTTCCGCCGAAGAAATGATCAGAACTTATGTAAAACAGATTATCATTCGGGCCACCCGAAAATGGAAAAAACAAAATCTGGATAGTGATAACCTGAAAATTCCAACCAACGAACTCGATATTTTTCGTGATTTCAGCCGACATCTGGAAATTCATTTCAGGGAAAAGCATCATGTAGCGGATTATGCTGACTTCCTTCATATTGCTCCGAAAACATTAACTCATAAATTTAAAAGTTTAAACCTTGAATCTCCCAACCAATTTATCATCAACAGAATTCTGCTGGAAGCCAAAAGACTTTTATTTTATACTGATAAACCTGTGAAAGAAATCGCTTATGATTTAGGCTACGAAGATCCGGCATATTTCAACAGACTTTTTACCAATAAAATCGGAAGCACACCTGCAAATTTTAAGAAAAACTACACTTCGGGAAAAAAGTACAATATTTAA